One Fusarium poae strain DAOMC 252244 chromosome 4, whole genome shotgun sequence DNA window includes the following coding sequences:
- a CDS encoding hypothetical protein (SECRETED:SignalP(1-28)~TransMembrane:5 (n5-18c22/23o46-72i106-126o469-488i723-742o1455-1471i)): MWMKLLIIPLLSALSLLLSVIAVPLSKAKGFSSDGAIHFIRDNRTWISITVQVLSTVLALGQTYVVTSLVGLDTNARLYRNPLKLDTLKLRQAMTAKSPIFEGSKWVSFISVVFLLLLQIPAALWAGSITPTINELTQETMVQVPDFNQATSEYWATRCAPAVSCDKLLGGTQDLGTFSFVNWKARTGLLVNSVSQASSRNSSTPTYQKLDGTGYFYHGRSYGVGSAVGLLQPTYPDDPNAIIRGYSFIEDGYYTNVSCHYNKSSQLSFFKSDMVSTPGGIYAPQGYWLGGSLPNGPWAGFPTWGVLNGDFTTSIAAVNNQSHYMYGFLAGDAYSMLNQTQCEVWFTPSRFNVSVDTDAKNISVTLLQLDASDIDPTRALANISFHGVGYLSQTLTTLYTSVLGDSFRRNVENVQSRAQRKDVTDQDVIEAVEDGLRLLLDHFLEGSGAAQVMLLRKTKPMSGEITLQVFRIGAFLSALFLLIISALITTEDCRFDIRAFGGKLIPELVAQIGYNSTLDSCVAAMVTLYRSQQCPSLRVEGLTHYGEALAATSKAIVDPKETIRMKMQIVSVMFVCHYWIDRKSVERHREIISVLFREAVLKKQLDDLEPYMVGLTQLAVLASFLNPQFELGPWFWEACETIGTPRPVKYHQGSFISLESGTLAEVSIFMRSPKKHLHQLQCIYNVIQFEIPKVRRLIALATAAAAAPNAQPMSKRVRSSYRFAYAILLAMTSVINHTLQIWDKNLSLVGDVHDCVDESIALVQQCESARPYGAMFVPEFLTMVYAAATDGYRNEDMMGILLDYESDCIGADYLGQALSVRERLYAMEMRETAEEIKLGLDTDLDAGTQIVTEVEQDYQAAKPRPSRARVQSLEATVAAMLDHMKAAGILSSEMQSAWTAELMDADHPSRASQDYTTHGLSRLASTAAIASPLPTPTASSIAQEIGASFLSSPPRSSVGPTDGETKPRLDSFNTILSRASATQVDSAELPPVKSVPRPISNDGNGDGTGLSPSEARVAGVFHENGYVSAVHGLASIMNPTSRAQHRENINKMTRKGDDAISASKARLISNAALQRQREARMFRNPRDLMDLDGVDPELAKHLLDLHFNRQHYAYLISYRPAIMDSLASGGGPFANKLLLNAIFYSTSLYSDRPCLRADPDDPQSVGRRFYDRFRELLIDELDKPSIPSALALLLTSVSLVSQGKPSAGWSLSGTAHRMIIDLGCHLMLGPDYESTGGVNEQRVLRTDLEQEMRKRLYWAAFTTDATQALYLGRPCMFASAQARVPLQLLDTFEELEEWEPYIDPKSPGSAPPPYGRQPAHAVSTFSSLVRLLQISTRINDLYGIQCVKYTTEYLLNKKESIEREFEKWQSSLPSHLRFDPDDTTTVTPPPHQITPHTTFHALTILLHRAFLEEGHLRRHTDEAMKRKGEEACIQSALMIQKVVRRYRESFTLRRAPFLLSYAVYSAVIVILRQERHERGQFTEPISFFWTCLSELQVGCNFGLKKPLSVLQDMVREFQTSIKESGTAGTEQPHPAGLDESFFFPLAMAPSTNSIAPNTSTPTGAYMSATASDYIPNMDHFDPAFGHSPGLLDFLNDQEKDISQDALYGLFAPSQPFP; encoded by the exons ATGTGGATGAAGCTTCTCATTATTCCTCTCCTTTCTGCACTCTCCCTTCTCCTCTCTGTGATAGCTGTGCCGCTttccaaggccaagggaTTTTCCTCTGATGGTGCGATTCATTTCATCAGAGACAACCGGACCTGGATCTCCATCACTGTACAGGTTCTCTCGACTGTGCTTGCTCTTGGCCAGACTTATGTCGTCACGTCCCTCGTTGGACTAGATACCAATGCCAGGCTATACAGAAATCCACTTAAACTCGACACACTAAAGCTTCGACAGGCCATGACGGCCAAGTCTCCAATATTTGAGGGTAGCAAGTGGGTATCGTTCATCTCTGTGGTTTTCCTGCTACTCCTGCAGATCCCTGCTGCACTCTGGGCTGGTTCAATCACACCGACCATCAATGAGCTAACACAGGAAACGATGGTGCAAGTCCCTGATTTTAACCAAGCAACGTCTGAATACTGGGCAACTCGTTGTGCCCCTGCTGTGTCTTGCGACAAACTTCTCGGGGGGACTCAAGATTTGGgtactttttcttttgtgaACTGGAAAG CAAGGACGGGTCTTTTGGTCAATTCTGTCTCGCAAGCTTCTTCGCGGAATTCTTCAACTCCAACTTACCAAAAACTCGATGGCACGGGCTACTTTTATCACGGCCGATCATATGGTGTTGGGTCGGCTGTGGGACTGTTGCAGCCTACTTACCCGGATGATCCGAATGCTATCATCCGCGGATATTCGTTCATTGAGGACGGATACTATACCAACGTCTCTTGTCACTACAACAAATCCAGCCAACTGTCGTTTTTCAAGTCAGACATGGTGAGCACGCCCGGCGGGATCTACGCTCCTCAAGGATACTGGCTTGGTGGCTCTCTTCCCAACGGCCCATGGGCAGGCTTCCCGACTTGGGGAGTTTTGAACGGGGATTTCACAACATCAATAGCAGCTGTCAACAACCAGTCGCATTACATGTACGGGTTCTTAGCTGGCGATGCTTACTCCATGTTGAACCAGACTCAGTGTGAGGTCTGGTTCACACCGTCTCGCTTCAATGTCAGTGTCGATACGGACGCAAAGAACATATCAGTCACTTTGTTGCAGCTTGATGCATCTGATATTGATCCAACTAGAGCCTTGGCCAACATATCATTTCATGGAGTCGGGTATCTATCGCAGACCCTGACGACCCTGTATACATCCGTCCTGGGCGATTCCTTTCGTCGCAATGTCGAGAATGTACAGAGCAGGGCCCAGCGTAAGGACGTCACCGATCAAGATGTTATTGAAGCGGTTGAAGATGGTCTTCGCCTTTTGCTTGACCATTTTCTCGAGGGTAGCGGAGCCGCTCAGGTTATGCTACTGCGGAAGACTAAGCCCATGAGTGGTGAAATTACGCTGCAAGTCTTTCGCATCGGAGCTTTCTTGTCTGCATTGTTCTTGCTGATTATTTCTGCACTTATTACA ACCGAAGACTGCCGCTTTGATATTCGGGCATTCGGTGGGAAACTCATCCCAGAACTAGTGGCTCAGATCGGCTACAATTCGACACTTGATTCATGTGTAGCTGCCATGGTTACCCTTTATAGATCTCAGCAATGTCCGAGTTTGAGGGTCGAAGGGCTGACGCACTATGGAGAAGCACTGGCGGCTACGAGTAAGGCGATTGTTGATCCAAAGGAAACCATCAGGATGAAAATGCAGATTGTTTCAGTCATGTTCGTTTGTCAT TACTGGATTGATCGTAAATCAGTCGAACGACATCGCGAGATAATATCAGTTCTATTCCGGGAAGCTGTTTTGAAAAAGCAACTAGATGATCTGGAGCCATACATGGTTGGACTGACACAGTTAGCG GTCCTGGCAAGTTTTTTGAATCCTCAGTTCGAACTAGGACCGTGGTTCTGGGAAGCATGCGAAACAATAGGCACTCCTCGACCTGTCAAGTATCACCAAGGAAGCTTCATCAGTCTAGAGTCTGGTACACTAGCTGAAGTTTCTATTTTTATGCGTTCGCCAAAGAAGCATCTTCACCAACTACAATGTATTTACAACGTTATCCAATTCGAGATACCAAAGGTACGGCGACTCATCGCGCTGGCaacggcagcagcagcagcacccAACGCACAACCTATGTCAAAAAGAGTACGCAGCTCATACAGATTTGCATACGCGATACTCCTCGCCATGACATCAGTGATCAACCACACTCTTCAGATATGGGACAAGAATCTAAGTCTTGTTGGAGATGTACATGATTGTGTGGATGAGTCTATTGCTCTCGTGCAGCAGTGTGAGAGCGCTCGTCCATATGGGGCCATGTTTGTACCAGAGTTTCTCACCATGGTATATGCGGCGGCAACAGACGGGTATCGGAACGAGGACATGATGGGGATATTATTGGATTATGAGAGCGATTGCATTGGAGCCGATTATTTGGGACAGGCATTGTCGGTCAGGGAACGACTTTATGCAATGGAGATGCGAGAGACAGCGGAGGAGATTAAGCTGGGACTGGATACGGATCTTGACGCAGGAACGCAGATCGTGACAGAGGTTGAACAAGATTATCAGGCAGCTA AACCCAGACCGTCCCGCGCTCGCGTTCAGAGCCTCGAGGCCACCGTCGCCGCCATGCTCGATCACATGAAAGCAGCCGGTATCCTTTCGTCCGAGATGCAATCGGCTTGGACAGCTGAGCTCATGGATGCCGACCACCCGTCTCGCGCCTCGCAGGATTATACCACACACGGATTGAGTCGCCTTGCTTCGACCGCTGCGATTGCGAGCCCTCTTCCGACTCCTACGGCGTCTTCGATTGCGCAGGAAATTGGCGCTAGTTTCTTATCTTCGCCGCCGCGAAGTAGCGTTGGTCCGACGGACGGAGAAACGAAACCGAGACTCGACAGCTTCAACACGATCCTCTCACGAGCGAGCGCAACACAAGTCGACTCTGCCGAACTTCCGCCTGTGAAATCTGTTCCTCGACCTATAAGTAACGACGGCAATGGAGACGGTACAGGATTATCGCCCAGTGAAGCTCGAGTCGCTGGTGTCTTCCACGAAAACGGCTATGTGTCTGCAGTCCACGGTCTCGCTAGTATCATGAACCCTACATCCCGCGCGCAACACCGAGAAAACATCAACAAGATGACCCGAAAAGGTGATGATGCTATATCAGCTTCCAAAGCTCGACTTATAAGCAATGCTGCGTTACAACGGCAGCGGGAAGCGCGCATGTTTCGAAATCCGAGAGACTTGATGGATCTGGACGGAGTAGACCCCGAACTTGCCAAGCATCTTCTCGACTTGCACTTTAACCGACAGCACTATGCTTACCTCATCTCGTACCGACCTGCTATCATGGACAGTCTTGCTAGCGGCGGAGGCCCTTTCGCCAATAAACTCCTTCTCAACGCCATTTTCTACTCGACGTCCCTCTACAGCGATCGTCCATGTCTCCGCGCTGATCCCGACGATCCTCAAAGTGTTGGCAGACGCTTCTACGATCGGTTCCGTGAGCTTCTAATAGATGAACTCGACAAGCCCAGCATTCCTTCTGCTCTTGCTCTACTACTCACAAGTGTATCTTTGGTATCACAAGGCAAACCAAGCGCGGGATGGAGTTTATCAGGAACAGCGCATCGTATGATTATTGATCTAGGATGCCATTTGATGCTCGGTCCCGATTATGAGAGCACTGGCGGAGTCAATGAGCAGCGCGTGCTAAGGACAGACTTGGAGCAGGAGATGCGCAAGCGTCTTTACTGGGCTGCTTTCACAACGGATGCTACTCAGGCCTTGTATCTTGGACGACCTTGCATGTTCGCCTCGGCTCAAGCTAGAGTGCCCCTGCAGCTGCTTGATACCTTTGAGGAACTGGAAGAGTGGGAACCTTATATCGATCCCAAATCACCAGGTTCAGCTCCTCCGCCGTATGGTCGCCAACCAGCTCATGCAGTGTCAACATTCAGCAGTCTTGTGCGTCTATTGCAGATCTCCACGAGGATCAACGATCTTTATGGAATTCAGTGTGTCAAGTACACGACCGAGTATCTTTTAAATAAGAAGGAATCCATCGAGAGGGAGTTTGAGAAGTGGCAGAGTAGTCTCCCAAGTCACCTGCGCTTTGATCCTGACGACACCACCACCGTCACACCTCCTCCCCATCAAATCACCCCACA CACGACATTCCACGCTCTCACCATTCTACTACACCGTGCTTTCCTTGAGGAGGGTCATCTCAGACGCCACACCGACGAAGCCATGAAGCGAAAGGGTGAAGAAGCTTGTATTCAAAGCGCATTGATGATTCAAAAGGTTGTCCGACGATATCGCGAGTCCTTTACACTCCGACGTGCGCCATTCTTGCTCTCATACGCAGTCTATTCCGCCGTAATTGTCATACTTCGCCAAGAGCGTCATGAACGAGGCCAATTCACAGAACCtatctctttcttctggaCATGTCTCAGCGAACTACAAGTCGGCTGCAACTTTGGTCTTAAAAAGCCCCTCAGCGTTTTACAGGACATGGTTCGCGAGTTCCAGACTAGTATCAAGGAAAGCGGCACTGCTGGTACCGAACAGCCTCACCCTGCTGGCCTCGATgagagcttcttcttcccgcTCGCCATGGCACCTTCAACAAACTCTATAGCGCCCAACACATCCACGCCAACAGGCGCTTACATGTCCGCCACTGCATCAGACTACATCCCGAATATGGATCACTTTGATCCTGCGTTTGGTCACTCGCCTGGTCTTCTTGACTTTTTGAACGATCAAGAGAAGGATATCTCGCAGGATGCACTATACGGTCTGTTTGCGCCGTCGCAGCCTTTCCCGTGA
- a CDS encoding hypothetical protein (TransMembrane:11 (n14-25c34/35o58-76i83-103o109-129i141-160o172-194i265-288o300-320i332-351o363-390i402-425o431-451i)) codes for MRTWFGRGKKLQRAVTSCCLCAFVLYGYDQGVFGGILENEDWLQQFGHPGDTLTGFIVSSYNLGCLVGCFMNFVLGEKLGRRWTIWVAMGWILVGAALQATAFTRGHLIVGRIVTGVGTGLKTSTVPMYQSELCEGTKRGRLVSAEVMFVGIGIAFAYWWDFAFSFVGGAFAWRWPLAFQAVFAFWVIFVVFGVPESPRWLLNHGRRQEATEVLSAIYDKPTDHPDIVREVNSIEAALSTEAEAEGSTTWASTFRKDKVSTGYRVFLAWFVQFMNQVGGINLVVYYILTVLTTNVGLEHRLAQIIAGCIQLMFPIGSLLPTLALDKMGRRSTMMWGSAGLSFSMMMVAALLSQADDTSRGRSFAAGSVAFFFTYMLVFGASMNCVPWVYVPEILPLHARTKGTAIGVSSNWLWNFTVVMITPILINRLQWKAYLIFMATNLAFVPIIFFLYPETSNLALEEVDYIFARGGNAVDVAREMQKELALHGHLADDRYLQRASNTTEKTKERHDEFVEHAHP; via the exons ATGAGAACCTGGTTTGGCCGCGGCAAGAAGCTGCAGCGTGCAGTCACATCATGCTGTCTCTGCGCATTTGTCCTTTACGGCTACGACCAAGGCGTATTTGGAGGTATTCTTGAAAATGAAGACTGGTTACAACAATTTGGTCATCCCGGTGACACATTGACCGGCTTCATCGTTTCGAGCTACAACTTGGGATGTCTTGTCGGCTGCTTCATGAACTTTGTTCTTGGTGAGAAGCTCGGTCGCAGATGGACAATCTGGGTCGCTATGGGATGGATTCTTGTGGGAGCTGCGTTACAAGCGACAGCATTTACACGTGGCCATCTTATCGTCGGGCGAATCGTTACTGGTGTTGGTACTGGACTCAAGACTTCTACAGTACCTAT GTACCAATCTGAACTCTGTGAAGGCACCAAACGAGGTCGTCTCGTATCAGCAGAAGTCATGTTTGTCGGTATCGGCATTGCATTTGCCTACTGGTGGGACTTTGCCTTTAGTTTTGTCGGAGGAGCCTTTGCTTGGCGCTGGCCTCTCGCATTCCAAGCAGTGTTTGCCTTTTGGGTCATCTTTGTTGTGTTCGGCGTACCCGAATCCCCACGTTGGCTTCTCAATCATGGGAGACGACAAGAAGCGACCGAGGTGCTCTCAGCTATCTACGACAAGCCCACCGATCATCCCGACATCGTTCGAGAAGTCAATTCTATCGAGGCCGCTTTGTCGactgaggctgaggctgaagGTAGCACGACTTGGGCTTCCACCTTTCGGAAGGATAAAGTCAGCACGGGATATCGAGTTTTCTTGGCCTGGTTTGTTCAGTTCATGAATCAAGTGGGCGGTATTAATCTGGTGGTTTACTACATCCTGA CCGTTCTCACCACCAACGTCGGGCTTGAACACAGACTTGCGCAAATCATCGCGGGATGCATTCAACTCATGTTCCCCATCGGCTCGCTTCTTCCCACTCTAGCGTTAGACAAGATGGGTCGAAGATCGACCATGATGTGGGGATCCGCTGGACTTTCTTTCTCCATGATGATGGTAGCTGCACTTCTATCCCAAGCAGATGATACATCTAGAGGAAGATCATTTGCTGCTGGGTCGGttgccttcttcttcacgTACATGCTCGTCTTTGGCGCGAGCATGAACTGTGTTCCCTGGGTTTACGTCCCTGAGATTCTTCCTCTCCATGCTCGAACTAAAGGCACTGCTATTGGAGTTAGCTCAAACTGGCTTTGGAATTTCACAGTG GTCATGATCACACCCATCCTCATCAATCGCCTCCAATGGAAAGCCTACCTCATCTTCATGGCAACCAATTTGGCTTTTGTGCCTATCATTTTCTTTTTGTATCCAGAGACTTCCAATCTGGCTCTTGAAGAGGTTGATTACATCTTTGCTCGAGGTGGAAATGCTGTTGATGTGGCTCGGGAGATGCAGAAGGAACTTGCTCTCCATGGGCACTTGGCTGACGATAGATATCTCCAAAGGGCGAGCAACACGAccgaaaagacaaaagagagGCACGATGAGTTCGTTGAGCATGCACATCCTTGA